Below is a window of Pirellulales bacterium DNA.
CGTGACCCATTTGCACGGGGTCTTGCAAGACGACGGCGTTGAGATACCCGTCCTTCAGTCCGCCCACCAAATTGTCGCTCGAATCGAAGCCGACGAACTTGATCTTGCCCGCCAATCCGCGCGAATCTTTCTTCAGGGCGGTGAGCATGCCGGAAGCGGTCGATTCATTGGGGCAGAAGATGCCGTCGATCTTCTCGCCGAAGTTGAGCAGGAAGTCCTCGCCGAGCTTGACCGAATCGGCCTCGCCGGGGCCACCGTGCTTGTCGGAGGAGAGCAATTCAATCCCCTGGGATTTCGCCAGGGCGTCGAGGAAACCCTGCTCGCGGGCTTCCGTGCTGGCCGAGTTAATGTTGTATCGCATCAAGATCACATGGCCCTTGCCGCCGAGCAGCTCGGCTAGATACTCGCCCGCTCGCTGGCCGGCGTGATAATTGTTCGTGGCGACGAAGCTGGTGATTCCGGTCATGTCCTTGAGTTCCGAATCGAAGATGATCACCGGCACGTAGTTCTTGATCGCCTCATCCACCGGCTTTCGCAGAGCGACGGCGTCCAACGGGGCCAGGCAGATCGCATCGTATCCGTCGGCCAGAAAGTTTTCGACGATCTGGATCTGACCGGTCGTGTCTCCTTCGCCGGTCGGGCCTTTGAAGGTGATTTCGGCGCCGGTCTCAACGGCCGCCTTGCGGGCCCCGGCCTCGACCGATTTCCAGAATTGATGACCGGTCCCCTTCGGAATCACGGCGATGCGAAATTTCTTCCCGCCCGAATTGACGGTGCTCGTGGCGGATGAAGTCGCGCTCGTTCCGGATGAATCGGCGGCATTTCCTTTGCCGGAATCGGCCGGCGATTTGGTGCAACCAAGCAGCGCGGTCAAAGCCAACATCAATGCCCAGGGCAACCGTTTGCACATCGCTATAGTCTCCGAGAAAAGAACCAGTATCTTGCGAATTGCCAGTGCTGAGCATACAACTCGACGATTCGCCGAACAAGCGGCGGCGGAAGAGAGTCGGCAGACGGCAGGAGGCAATTCGCGACGGGATGGCAGCGCCGGATGACATTCGTTAGCCGGTTCGCTCGCGAACCGGAGTGTGAGGGAGCCGGATCGAAGTCGAAAAACACATGACCACTCCTCGATATCGCGAACGATTGGATTCTCTGCGGCAAGCCTTTCCGCAGCCGGTTTCCAATCCGGTGCACGATGCCTACTTTGTGTTTTCGATCCTCCGAGCGCTCGAGCAAGTCGATGCGCTCAAATCGCAGGCGCCGATCCTGGGCACGCCGTGCCAGCCGGATTACGAAGCCGCTCGGCGGCGCCGCGTCGAGCCGGACGAAAAGTCGTTGGAAGAGGTAATTCCCGAGCTGGTCCAGTATCTCCACGGCATGTTCGTTTGGG
It encodes the following:
- a CDS encoding substrate-binding domain-containing protein — translated: MCKRLPWALMLALTALLGCTKSPADSGKGNAADSSGTSATSSATSTVNSGGKKFRIAVIPKGTGHQFWKSVEAGARKAAVETGAEITFKGPTGEGDTTGQIQIVENFLADGYDAICLAPLDAVALRKPVDEAIKNYVPVIIFDSELKDMTGITSFVATNNYHAGQRAGEYLAELLGGKGHVILMRYNINSASTEAREQGFLDALAKSQGIELLSSDKHGGPGEADSVKLGEDFLLNFGEKIDGIFCPNESTASGMLTALKKDSRGLAGKIKFVGFDSSDNLVGGLKDGYLNAVVLQDPVQMGHDAVQTAVQKLRGEKVPEKIEVPEALATTKNLSEPKIDSLLHPAKAD